The genomic region ATATCCTCCTGAACCTTCGGTGTTGCCGTAGCTGTTAAGCCAATTACTGGAATATTATCGCCTATTCTTTTCAGGATATGACGAAGGTTTCGGTATTCTGGTCTAAAGTCGTGTCCCCACTCACTAATACAGTGAGCCTCATCCACGGCAAGAAAAGAAATAGTCTGATTTTTAAGAAAATCTACATAATCTTCTTTGGTAAGAGATTCTGGCGCCACATAAAGCAATTTACATATACCATTCCTGATATCATCCTTTACCCGGGCAACCTCGGTTTTATTTAAAGAGGAGTTGAGAACATGGGCTACGCCATGCTCTGAGGAGATGCTACGAATTGCATCTACCTGATTCTTCATTAATGCTATAAGGGGCGATACTACAATTGCAGTACCGTCTGATATAAGTGCCGGGAGTTGGTAACATAGTGATTTCCCTCCGCCAGTTGGCATAACTACGAAAGTATCATTTCCTTTAACTATGCTGGTAATTACTTCTTCCTGAAGCCCCTTAAACTGACTAAATCCAAAGTACCTCTTAAGTTCTTTGTGTAAATCAATTTCGGTCAAAGCCATTCAATTGTGTTACAATTTTACATACATTTGCATTACTAAATATACATATTTCTTTAGTACCTGCAATTCTTAATTTAATCTAATTTGAAACTTAGCGATCAAATCATTTCTACTGCAAAAGAAACCATTTCCAATGAAGCAGAAGCAATTGCGAACCTCATAAATTATATAGACGAAGAATTTACCCAGGCGGTGGAAATCATCTATCGTTCTGAAGGTCGTGTTGTGGTTACGGGAATTGGTAAAAGCGCGATCATAGCTAATAAGATCGTAGCGACTTTGAACTCTACGGGAACTCCATCCATATTCATGCATGCCGCAGATGCCATTCACGGTGATCTTGGTATTGTTCAGGATAACGATGTGGTCATCTGTATTTCTAAAAGTGGTAACAGCCCGGAAATTAAAGTTTTGGTCCCGCTAATTAAGAATTTCAATAATACTCTAATAGGCCTTACCGCTAATAAGGAATCTTTCCTGGGTAAAGAAGCAGATTATATTTTGAATTGCTATGTAGAGAAAGAAGCCTGCCCTAATAACCTTGCCCCTACTACAAGTACTACGGCGCAAATGGTGATTGGTGATGCACTGGCCATTTGTCTTTTAGATCTGAAAGGCTTCAGTAGTAAAGATTTTGCAAAATACCATCCTGGAGGTTCTCTTGGAAAGAAACTTTATTTAAGGGTAAGTGACATTACTTCCCAGAATATGGTTCCGCAGGTTACTCCAGATACCGATGTAGCCAATACCCTAATTGAGATCTCTGAAAAGATGCTAGGTGTGACCGCAGTTTTGGAAAATAATAAGATCATTGGTATTATTACCGATGGAGATATTCGTAGGATGCTAAAGGATCATACAGATATCAAGGGATTAAAGGCGAGAGATATAATGAGCAAGAATCCCAAAACCATAGACCAGGACACCTTAGCGGTGGAAGCTTTGGAAGTAATGGAAAGAAACCAGATATCTCAATTGCTCGCGACCGAAAATGGTAAATATACAGGGGTTGTGCATCTGCATAACTTAATAAGAGAAGGAATTTTATAATGGAAAGAATTGCCCCCCAGGAAGATCCGGAAAATGAAATGTCTTTTTTAGACCATCTCGAAGAACTAAGATGGCATCTTATAAGAGCAGTACTGGCCGTAGTTATAGCTGGAGGAATTGCCTTTATGCTAAAAGGCTTTATTTTTGACGTGCTCCTTTTTGGACCCTCCAGGGGTGATTTCTTTTCCTACGATATACTTTGCCGCATTTCTACATATATAGGTATAGATGGAGGCTTCTGTTTTGACGAATTACCTTTTAAGATTCAAAGTAGAACCATGGGAGGACAATTTTCAGCCCATGTCTGGACCTCTATAACCGCAGGATTTATTATCGCATTCCCTTACGTTATCTATGAATTCTGGAAGTTTGTTGCTCCTGCCATGCATAACAACGAAAGAAAATATGCCCGGGGTTTCATTTTTATAACTTCCCTACTCTTCTTTATCGGTGTCCTGTTTGGGTATTATGTAGTAACTCCGCTTTCCATTAATTTCCTCGGAAAATATCAGGTAAGTGAAATTGTATTAAATGAATTTGACTTAGGTAGTTATATAAGCCTGGTTCGGGCTTCGGTACTGGCAAGTGGACTGATCTTCGAATTACCTATCGTAATTTATTTTCTAACTAAAGTTGGAATTGTTACCCCAGATTTTTTAAGGACTTACAGGAAATATGCCCTGGTAATAGTTTTGATTCTGTCAGCTATCATTACTCCACCCGACATAGTGAGTCAGATTATTGTTGCTATACCAGTTTTGATCTTATATGAAGTAAGTATTATTATTTCCAAGATCATGTATAAAAAAGAAGAAGAAAAATTAAAAAAATAAAGCTATGATCGATAAGGTAGACGAATTCAATTCGTACCGCGCAAAAATGAATGACAAGATATTGTCTGAAAATAACAAGGTCCTGAAAAGGATATTCAATTTAGATACAAATGCCTTCACTGAAGGTGCATTAGACAAAAAGACCAAGGAACTTTTAGGGCTGGTGGCTTCTACAGTATTAAGATGCGATGATTGCGTGAAATATCATTTGGAATCCAGTCATAAAGAAGGAATTACCCGTGAGGAGATTATGGAAACACTTAGTATAGGAACACTAATTGGTGGTACTATTGTGATACCTCATTTAAGAAGAGCATTCGAGTATTGGGAAGCTCTGGAAGAAAATAAATAAATTACGGTATAATTTCTGCAATTTCAGATATATAAAAAGAGGATATGAAATTACGTGCTGATAAACTTGTAAAGACCTATAAAGGAAGGGATGTTGTAAAAGGCATTTCTGTAGAGGTGAACCAGGGAGAGATCGTTGGTTTATTAGGTCCCAACGGTGCGGGAAAAACAACTTCTTTTTATATGATCGTAGGTTTAATAAAGCCCAATAGCGGGAATATTATTCTCGATAAAATAAACATAACCAAATATCCCATGTATAAGCGAGCTCAACATGGGATTGGTTATTTAGCCCAGGAAGCTTCTGTTTTTAGAAAATTGAGTATTGAAGATAATATCATGAGCGTTCTTGAACTCACCAAACTTTCCAAAAAAGAAAGGCTTATGAAAATGGAGTCGCTTATTGAAGAGTTTGGGCTAAATCATATCAGAAAGAACCGGGGAGATCTTTTAAGTGGTGGTGAGCGACGAAGAACCGAGATCGCCAGAGCTTTGGCTACAGATCCAAGCTTTATTCTACTGGATGAGCCTTTTGCCGGAGTAGACCCGGTTGCGGTGGAAGACATTCAGCGCATTGTAGCCCAGTTAAAAGATAAGAATATCGGTATCCTGATCACCGACCATAACGTTCAGGAAACCCTGGCTATTACAGACAGGACCTACCTAATGTTCGAGGGTAGTATCCTTAAGCACGGAATCCCTGAAGAACTAGCCGAGGATGAAATGGTTCGTAAAGTTTATCTAGGGCAAAACTTCGAATTGAGAAAGAAGAAGTTGTTTAATTAGTCAGAATTATTGCTAATTTAAAGGCTATATATGAAATTCCTTTTTACTAATAAAGAGATTGACCTTAGCCTCGCAAAAGATTTTGAAAATATTGAACTAAAAGAATTTGGCGAGAATTCCTTATTGATCAATGATTCATCTGCTATTACAGAGACAAAAAATCTTATTTCTGTAACCAACGGATACCTGAGAGATTATTCTATAGATAAACTAACCCTTCAAAAAGAATCAGCTGCTCAACATGTT from Gramella sp. MT6 harbors:
- a CDS encoding carboxymuconolactone decarboxylase family protein, translating into MIDKVDEFNSYRAKMNDKILSENNKVLKRIFNLDTNAFTEGALDKKTKELLGLVASTVLRCDDCVKYHLESSHKEGITREEIMETLSIGTLIGGTIVIPHLRRAFEYWEALEENK
- the lptB gene encoding LPS export ABC transporter ATP-binding protein, whose protein sequence is MKLRADKLVKTYKGRDVVKGISVEVNQGEIVGLLGPNGAGKTTSFYMIVGLIKPNSGNIILDKINITKYPMYKRAQHGIGYLAQEASVFRKLSIEDNIMSVLELTKLSKKERLMKMESLIEEFGLNHIRKNRGDLLSGGERRRTEIARALATDPSFILLDEPFAGVDPVAVEDIQRIVAQLKDKNIGILITDHNVQETLAITDRTYLMFEGSILKHGIPEELAEDEMVRKVYLGQNFELRKKKLFN
- a CDS encoding KpsF/GutQ family sugar-phosphate isomerase, with protein sequence MKLSDQIISTAKETISNEAEAIANLINYIDEEFTQAVEIIYRSEGRVVVTGIGKSAIIANKIVATLNSTGTPSIFMHAADAIHGDLGIVQDNDVVICISKSGNSPEIKVLVPLIKNFNNTLIGLTANKESFLGKEADYILNCYVEKEACPNNLAPTTSTTAQMVIGDALAICLLDLKGFSSKDFAKYHPGGSLGKKLYLRVSDITSQNMVPQVTPDTDVANTLIEISEKMLGVTAVLENNKIIGIITDGDIRRMLKDHTDIKGLKARDIMSKNPKTIDQDTLAVEALEVMERNQISQLLATENGKYTGVVHLHNLIREGIL
- the tatC gene encoding twin-arginine translocase subunit TatC; translated protein: MERIAPQEDPENEMSFLDHLEELRWHLIRAVLAVVIAGGIAFMLKGFIFDVLLFGPSRGDFFSYDILCRISTYIGIDGGFCFDELPFKIQSRTMGGQFSAHVWTSITAGFIIAFPYVIYEFWKFVAPAMHNNERKYARGFIFITSLLFFIGVLFGYYVVTPLSINFLGKYQVSEIVLNEFDLGSYISLVRASVLASGLIFELPIVIYFLTKVGIVTPDFLRTYRKYALVIVLILSAIITPPDIVSQIIVAIPVLILYEVSIIISKIMYKKEEEKLKK